The Blastopirellula sediminis sequence CCTTCCTGGATCGTCGCGAAGGCGTTGATCTCGAAGAAGAAGCCGGGCAGGACTTCCTGGCCGGGGAGAACGCCCATCGCCCAGTCGTCGTCAACATAAACGGTCGGCGTCACGTCGGCGTCGCGGATCAGGACGACGTCATTGCCGTCGCCCCCATCGTAGAACAGTTTGTAATTCTCGCCGTCGATCGTAATCACGTCGCCGTTCACGAGGCCGGCGAACGTGCCGATCACGGCGTCCATCCCGTCGTTGTCGATCAGGACCAGTTGGTGACCGAGCATCGAGGTCGAAGGGGGCGGCAGGTCGACGATATCAAGCGTGGCGCCTCCCAGGTCGACCGTTCCGGTAACGACATACTGATCGTAATCGGTCCCGGCGACGTTGACGTCGTTGACTTCGACCGTCAACTTCGATCCGGCCGTCAGCGTCAGATCGGTCGAGTAAATCGTGCCGGGGCTGAAGCCAGCGTTGATGTTGGCGTCCGTGACGCTCGCCTTCAGTTCGCCGTCGAGCGTGAACTCGCCGCCGACAGTGACCGGCTTGTTGACGTCCAGGTTTTCGACGTACGTTCCGTAGAGGTCGAGGAAGTAGAGAGTCGAACCGTCCGTCGCGGCGTTTACGGCGCCTTGCAGCGTGCCGTCGTTTTGCTCCAGCGTGCGAACGACCAATCTGTCCTGGCTCGGCGTCATGCCGGGGATGAATTCGAAGTAGGCCTTCGGCGTCGTCATGCCGTCGACCAATGTGTTATCGTCGATGAAGTCGAAGAGCGTGTCGGGCGCGATCGAGAGCTGACCGGTCGACGTGTTGAGCAGCGAGACGATATTGGTGAAATCGCCTTGTAGCGCGGTGTCGAACGTGTTGCCGGTGATGACGGCGTTCTTGCCGCGAGCTTGCAGCGTCGAAGCGGTGCCGGTCGTCGTTCCCTTGAATTCGTTGCCGGTAATCGTCGCGCCGTCCGAGTCGATCGTCACCAGCGATGCGCCGACTTCCATCATCATCGCGTCGACGCCGCCGCTTACGCCTTCAATCGTATTGTTGGTGAAGGTGATGTTGGCGGTCATGCCGGTGTTGTCGTTGGTGCTGCCGCCGTTGATATAGACCAGACCACGGGGAACGTTGTTGGTGCTGAACTGCGGGCCGCCCATCGGAGGAACGACGAACGTGGTTCCGCCGATGATGTTGTCGTTGATCGTCAGGTTGGTGACCATCTGGTTGTATTCGGTCAAGATCGCCGAATCGCCGTTGGCCAGAATGCGGTTTCCTTCGATCGTCGTTCCATCGTTGTTGTTGTCGATGTAGATCGCGGCGTTTTCGATGGCCGGATTGCCGTTGTCGATGCCGATGATCGTGAAGCCCTTACCGCTTTCGCCGAGCTGCACGTTGTCGGAAGTGATCAGCACCGTCGCCAAGGCGCCGACGCCGGAGATCCCTTCGATCGTCGTGTTGTCGCGGTCGGCCGACGAGATGAGGGTCAGCTCTTTGTTGAGGGTCACGTTCTCGACGTACGTGCCGGCGTTGACCGTCACGGTTCCGCCGACGGTGACGTCATTCACGCCTTCCTGGATGGTGGAGAACGCATTGACCAGGTAGAAGAAGCCAGGCGAGACTTCGGTGTTGGCCGCCATGCCGGCGAAGTCGTCGTCGACCAGCACGTCCATCGACGCGAGCGTATCGCGGACCAGCGTCACGTCGTTGCCGTCGCCGCCGTTGTAGAAGATGCGGTAGTCTTCGCTGTTGAGCGAGACCACGGCGCCGTTGGCCAGACCGGCGAACGTGCCGGTCACCGCATCAACGCCGTCGTTGTCGATGATGGTGATCTCATCGAAGAGGGAGAGCCCCGCGGCGGTACCGGTCAGGGAGAAGGTGGCGCCTCCCAGATCGACCGTGCCAGTTACCTGATATTGATCGTAGTCGACGCCGGCCGTGCCGAGGGCGTTGAATTCGACGGCGAGCGTCGTAGCTGTCGTCAAAGACAAGTCGCCCGACGCAATGATGCCGGGGCTGAAGCCGGCCGAGATCACGGCGCCGCTGGCGCTAGCGGTCAGCGTGCCGGTTAGGTTGAATTCGCCAGCCACGGTTACCGCTTTGTTGATATCGACGGCGGCGTCGGTGTAGTTGCCGATGAAGTAGAGAACGTCACCCGGCGAAGCGTTATCGATCGCTTGTTGCATCGAGTTCACGCCGATCGAGCCGTTCACGAAGTAGGCGTTATCGCCGAAGTTATTGTTGTTGAAGATGTCTTCAAAGGTGTCCGGATCGGTCGACAACGCGCTGCCGTTCCACAGGAACAACGCGTTAGTCGTCGGCGTTTGATTCGTCAGATCGAACGTGTTGTTTTCGATTTGGGTCGAAACGCCGCGGGCTCGCAAACTGCTGCCGTACCGCGTGGTCGTGCCGGCGAAGGTATTTCCGGTGATTTCGGCGTAGTCCGAGTCGATCGTGACCAGGGTGTTCCCCTGTTCCTGCATCATCGCGTTCAGACCGCCGGCAGTACCGGTAATCTGGTTGTTGGTGAAGATGATGTCGGAGGTGTTGCCGCCGCCGGAGCCGCCGCCGATGACGACCAACTGGCGCGGGACGTTCGCTTCGGTGAACTGCGTGCTGAAGCCAAGCCCGGCCGGATTCGGACCGACGAACGTCTGACCCGAGAAGATATTGCCGTCGATCGTAAAGAAGTCGATCGTGGCGCCGTATTCGGTGATCAGGCCGCTGTCGCCGCGAGCGACGATGTCGTTATTCAGGATCTTCGCGCCGGAGTGCGAGCCCTGGAAGTAGATCGCCGCCTTCTCGAGGCCGGGAGTTCCATCCAGACCCAAAACGGTGAAGCCGTCGATCGTGACGTCGGTCGTGTTATTCTTGACGAAAATGGCGCCCAGTTCGGTTCCGGCATTGTTGCCGTCGATCGTGGTGAAGTCGCGACCATTGGCCGACTGCAGCGTCAGGTTCTTACTGATCGTGACGTTGCCCATGTAGGAGCCGTCATTGACCGTGACAGTTCCGCCGACGTTGACGTCAGCGACGCCGGCTTGGATGGTCGAGAACGCATTGATCAGGTAGAAGAAGCCAGGGCTGACTTCCGCACCGGAAGCCGTGCCGGCGAAATCGTCGTCAACCAACACGGACGCCGACGAGAGCGTATCACGAACCAGGACGACGTCGTTGCCGTCGCCGCCGTCGTAGAAGATGCGGTAGTCGTCGCCGTTGAGCATAACGGTGGCGCCATTGGCCAGACCGGCGAACGTGCCGGTTACCGCATCGGTATCGTCGTTGTCGATGATCGTGATTTTGTCGCCGAGCGTCAAACCGGTTGCGGCGCCGGTCAACGACAAGGTCGCTCCGCCGAGACTGACCGTGCCGACGACCTGGTACTGGTCGAAATCGGCGCCGGGCGTGCCGATGTTGTTGAATTCAACCGCCAGCGTCGAACCAGCAATCAACGACAGATCGCCGGAGGCAATAATGCCGGGGCTGAAACCTGCCGAGAGAATTGCACCGCTGTCGGTAACGCTGAGCGTGCCGTTAAGTTTGAAATCGCCGCCGAGGGTAATCGCCTTGTCGACGACGACGTTCTCAGTGAAGTCGCCGCTGAAGAGGAGGACGTCGCCCGCGGTCGCGGCGTCGATCCGCCCCTGAATAGAATCAATCGGATAGACCGTGTTGCCGATCGCGAAGACCGGATCGGAGAAAGTGTTATTGTTGACGACATCGCCGAGCGTATCGGGATCGGTCGAGAGGCCGCCCGAACCCTGGACGAACAATGCATTGGTGGTCGCTGACTGGTTCGTCAGATCGAACACGTTGTTTTCGATCTTGGTATCTTCGCCCCGTGCGCGCAAACTGCTGCCGTAGCGCGTGGTCGTGCCGGCGAAGGTGTTGTCGCTGATCGTCACTCCCTTGGCGTCGATCGTGACCAGGGTGTTCCCCTGTTCCTGCATCATGTCGTTCAGACCGCCGGCGGTTCCGGTGATCTGATTGTTGGTGAAGGTGATGTTGGAGGTGTTTCCACCGCCGGTACCGCCACCCATCGCGACCAGCTGTCGCGGAACGTTCGGCGTGGTGAACTGCGAACCGAATCCGCTTCCTCCGGCGGTGAGCCCGGTGAAGGTCTGCCCCGAGAAGATGTTGCCGTCGATCAGGAAGTTGTCGATCGTCGCCCCATATTCGGTCAGCAGGGCGCTGTCGCCGCGCGCGACGAGTTCGTTGTTGAGGATTTTCGCGCCGGAATGCGAGCCTTGGAAATAGACCGCCGACTTTTCCAGCCCCGGAGTTCCGTCAAGGCCGAGGATCGTGAAGCCTTCGATCGTCACGGCGGTCGTGTTGTTGGTGACGAAGACGGCGCCAAGTTCCGTGCCGGCGTTATTGCCGTCGATCGTGGTGGCGCTACGACCATTGACGGATTGCAGCGTCAGATTTTTGTTGATCGTGACGTTCTCGTTGTAGGTCCCGTCGCCGACGGTAACCGTACCGCTCGGATCGACGGCGTTGACCCCAGCTTGGATCGTGGCGAACGCGTCGACGCCGATTTCGGTGGCGGGGCCCATCGGTCCGTCAGGATCGACGCCGGCCATCAATCCGACCCAACTCGCATCGACGTAAACGTCGGCCGCCAACAGTTGGCGCGCTTCCAAGAATTCCGCTTGCTGCGTTTGTCGCTGACGATTTTTACGCAGTTGATTTTTCGAGAGAGCCTTGCGTCGCTTGCCGCGCTGGAATGAGAAACTCATTTCGTTCGATCGCCTCAGCTGGAGAGAAACTGGCCATAACGTCCCCCTGGGGAGGTGCTGCATCACTTTTCCGGACGATCGGTCCGGATGTAAGGATGGTAGCGATTGGGGTGTTTAGGGGGATTTTCAGAGCTGATAGTAACCGAATGTTTAGCGCATTCAAGTCGATTCCTGAGCCGCCAAATAATTAGGCGCATGAAAAAAACGGAACCTTCTCTTAAAAGAAGGTTCCGTTGAGTAATTTGTCGTTATTTTGCGCTTAGTGGTCGTTATTACCACACATACTCGATTTTGGCGGTCAAGCCGTCGAAAGTCATCCCGTTATTTAGACCAACAAAATTTGAGTTTTGCACTCCTTGGATCCACGCATCGGTGCTCACCGTGTTGAACCACGACTGGACGACGTAACCCGCCGTTAGTCGGAGATGATTGTTGTAACCTTGCCACCCGAAGCCGAGTTCGAGATCGAGGACCGGCACGATGCGACCGGCTTTCCAGTCGGTTTGGATTTCGAGCGGGTCGGTCGAGTCGAATTGGGTGTAGTCGCCGCGGAATTCGCCGGCCAAAAATGCCGCGTTTCCTTTGCTATAGATGAGCCACCCGCTGCAAGGAGCGTAACGCTCGGCGTCAAAGCCGAAGGTGAAACCGACGCCGTCAAAATCGAGTTCGGACTGGACGGTCGTCGTCCCGTTTACCGAAATCTCCGACTGAAACTGTTGTTGGATGCGACCATAGCGAACGCCGGCGAGCCAGTTGACCGACGCCGTTTCGGTAGCGCCCCAGATGCGGCGGTAGGTGATGTCGACCTGGTCGAAGCTGACGTCGAGCGACGCGTTGGCTTCCAAGCCGGTTGATCCGGCCGCGACGGAACCGGGATGAATGACCAGCGACGCGATCGACAGGGGAGCGTCGGTCGCCAGCGTGTCGGTGGTGTTGCTGCAGAAACCAGTGTACGAAACGCCAAGACTGGAGCGGCAATCCCACGCCGACCAGAAGCCGACCCGGAGACCGCTGCTGTAATCAGGATCGGCCACGGCGGTACGACCGAACGGCGTCGCTCCGTCCCGAATCTGAGCGTAGGCGACGTCCGCGTCGCGGGCACGCAGATAGAGGAATTCGCCGTAGCCGCCGGTGCGATGGGCCCAGCGTTGATCGCAGCAGCAAGTGTCGAAGCCGCAGGGACTGCAGCGTTGGCAATCGCAAGTGGCGGCCAGCTGCGATTCAAAGGAAACCGGTGTAACCGACGTGACCGCGTTTCCGGGCGAGTAGACGGCTGGAGCGGCTTCCGGCCATTGCAATTGGTCTACCGATTGCGGAACGGGAGGCGTCTGATTGCCGCCGTTCGGCTTGGCGAAGAAGCCAATGCCGTGCGCAGAAGAAACGGGAGCATCTTGAGCAAACGCCGGCGTCGCCAGCAACGCAGCCATTAAAACGAAAACGCTTCTCCGCATCACGCCTACCTTTGCCTAGGAGCAAAACCGTTTACCGGCAAATTGTTATTCCCAAGAGGAGATCGGAATTTGACGATTGGAAGGTCAGTCAATTCGATTCAATCGACAAGAACATTGCCGCCGGAATAACCGGATCGGGAGGACTTTGCGGATTACGGCAAGATTGCCATGTAGACGTAGCTAGCGGCGACTGCAGAACCGTCGCGACGCTGATAGCGTGGGCGCAAAAAAAGGCGCCAGGATTTCGTCTGGCGCCTGTGGGATTATCGCGTTGTTTGTCGGAACGGAATCGCCGCTTGATGAGCGGATTGCGCTATTGGCGCTCCGGCCAGAGGGTCTCTTCCTGGGGAATCGTGACCATCGGCCAACTCATCGGAAACAGGCGGACGATGCGACCCGGGCGGAAGCCTTCCAGTAATAGTTGCGGCTGGAAGCTGACTTGCATTCCGCTGCTGCCGGGGACACGATCGACGTCCTTAACGGAGACAATCGGGCCTGACTTGCGATCGTTGACTTGGTCATAACTTTGTAGGGTAGGTTCCGCGACGACGCCTTGAACCGAACCAGGGACTTTGAATTCTTCCAAAAGGTGGGGATCAACGCCGTCGAACAGAGTGACGGTTACGATCCGGTTCTGGTTGTCGACTTCGTCGATCCAGCCGGGAACGCCGCGATACTGGATATGCAAGCGGTGCTGTTCAAACTGCCGCTGACGCGCAACTTCACGGCTTTCTTCGTCGAGCCAGAGATCGGTGCAGCGGCCGATGCCGTAGAGCGTCGCCCAGGTAAGGTTGTAGAGGATCTGCTGACCCGGTTTGACGTCCTCAAGGGTGGCGAATTGTTTGCCCAGAAAAACGCGCGTCGCTGGAGTGACGTCGAGCTCAAACGTCTCTTTGTCCGCTTCGCCCGACTTGGTATCGACGCCGCGCAAGAGGAGCTTCTTCTTTTCAAGATCGATCGACTCTACGTTGAAGAGCCGCTTTTGCTCGTCATAGTAGCTGAAGTCGTCCATCAGGCGAATCGCCTTGTTGAAGGGGGACTCGATGCTCTCGCGATTGAAGTAGAACTTCGTCGCTTCCTCGTCTTTCCCCTTGGCGTAGTACCAGCCATGCAGATGGGTTCCGATCGGAATGTCGCGCAGCGCCGCGAGGGCGCCGTGATACTTGATCGAACCATACGGCAGCATGCGAAACGCGATCGGCACATCCCAGTGGTGACGACGCTGTTTGTCGGTACGCGAGACCCGAAGTTCGCCGGTGCGATGGACGTGGTCCATCTCGATCAACTCGCCGGCGAAATAGTGGGCCGAGTCCGCTGGCGGAAACTTGCCTGGCTCGATCTGAAACCAGGGCAACTTTTCGTCGTCGTTCTTATCGGTTCGATACGCCGCTTCTTCCGCCGCGACGGGGTGAGCGAAGTAGAGACCGGGAAGTAGAAACGCCAGCAGGAGTAAATATCGCACGCGACTTATCCCATGATTTCCGAAATGACGCCGTTGCTGTCGGCGAAGGAATCGACCGGAATGTCCATCTTTTGCATCATCGTCAGCAACAAGTTGCTGAGATGGGCGTCGCTGTCGACTGGACGAGAGCAGACGCCGTAGTGCCCGCGGGCGTCGGCCAGATTGTACTGACCAAGCTTCGGCAAGTTGTAGTCGACGTGCTGGCCATGCTTCAGGCCGAGACCTGATCCGCCGGCCAAGACCATCGGCAAATTCGCGTTGCCGTGGCTGTGCCCATACGCCATACCGCTGCCAAACAAGACCATGGTCCGGTCGAGCAACGTTTCGTTCTCTTCCTGATACGACTTCAGTTGGCCGATGAAGTAAGAGAGTTGCTTCGCGAGGAAGGCGTCGGTTTCGGTCAGACGACGCAATTGTTCCGGGTCGCCGTTGTGATGCGACAGTTCGTGACGCGTTTGCGCGACGCCGATTTCCGGAATCGCCAGACCGTTGCTTTCGCTGCCGCTCATGCAAGTGATGACGCGGGTCATGTCGGTCCGGATCGCCAACACCATCAGATCGTAAATGGTGCGATAGAGATCGCCGGCGTCGGTCTGCGGAATGTCCCGCGCGAGCTTTTGTTTCGTTTCGGCTGCGATCGACGGCTTCGGAATGTCGAGCCATTCGTAGGAGCGGCGCGTTCGCTTTTCGACGTCGCGGACCGCGTTCAGGTATTCGTCCAGTTTGTTACGGTCCTCCGTGCCGATCTGTTTACGGAAGCGATCGGCGTCTTCCAACAGCGTATCGAGCACGCTGCCGCGACGGCTTAGGTTCCGTTTGGCCGCATCAGCGCCGCCGGGCTCGACGCCGAACAAGCGATCGAAGATCACCTTCGGACGCCGTTCGGCCGGGAGCGGAATACCATCGCGCGACCAGGCGAGCGTGCCGCCGGTGATCGCGACTTCAAGCGACGAGAATCGTGTATGAGGCGAAGTTACTTCGGCCATCATCTGGTCGGCCGATACGCTGTTGCGGAACGCGCCCCCTTCTTGGCTGATCTTGGCGCCGGTCAGCCAGATCTTATCGCACTCGTGCGCCTGGCCGATGCCGTTGGGATGGTGGA is a genomic window containing:
- a CDS encoding Lpg1974 family pore-forming outer membrane protein; translation: MAALLATPAFAQDAPVSSAHGIGFFAKPNGGNQTPPVPQSVDQLQWPEAAPAVYSPGNAVTSVTPVSFESQLAATCDCQRCSPCGFDTCCCDQRWAHRTGGYGEFLYLRARDADVAYAQIRDGATPFGRTAVADPDYSSGLRVGFWSAWDCRSSLGVSYTGFCSNTTDTLATDAPLSIASLVIHPGSVAAGSTGLEANASLDVSFDQVDITYRRIWGATETASVNWLAGVRYGRIQQQFQSEISVNGTTTVQSELDFDGVGFTFGFDAERYAPCSGWLIYSKGNAAFLAGEFRGDYTQFDSTDPLEIQTDWKAGRIVPVLDLELGFGWQGYNNHLRLTAGYVVQSWFNTVSTDAWIQGVQNSNFVGLNNGMTFDGLTAKIEYVW
- a CDS encoding DUF1552 domain-containing protein — its product is MSHFNFNRWRINRRHVLRGIGATLALPLMNCMDPGKMVAAENVKDEPALAKPKRSVFIYIPNGVNTLTWQIEKAGTDYELSGPLKSLEEHRQEITPISGLHHPNGIGQAHECDKIWLTGAKISQEGGAFRNSVSADQMMAEVTSPHTRFSSLEVAITGGTLAWSRDGIPLPAERRPKVIFDRLFGVEPGGADAAKRNLSRRGSVLDTLLEDADRFRKQIGTEDRNKLDEYLNAVRDVEKRTRRSYEWLDIPKPSIAAETKQKLARDIPQTDAGDLYRTIYDLMVLAIRTDMTRVITCMSGSESNGLAIPEIGVAQTRHELSHHNGDPEQLRRLTETDAFLAKQLSYFIGQLKSYQEENETLLDRTMVLFGSGMAYGHSHGNANLPMVLAGGSGLGLKHGQHVDYNLPKLGQYNLADARGHYGVCSRPVDSDAHLSNLLLTMMQKMDIPVDSFADSNGVISEIMG